The sequence CGACGATCGCGGGGTCCACACCGCGGTCCCAGGTACGGGAGTCGGTGTCGAACGGCGACTCGCGCAGCAGGTCGTCCTTGCCGAAGCGCCGCAGCAGGGTGCGGGCGCCGCGGATGTCGGCCCGCCCCCGGGTGCCCTGGACGATCAGTCCGAGGCCGTTCTCCAGGTTGAGCGCGGAGGTGTGCGGTTCGCGGCCGGTGGAGACCACCGCCCGTACCCCGTCCGCCCAGCCCACCTGGGTCAGTGAGGCGGTCTCGGTGAAGACGCCGTACACGTAGCGGTTCACCGAGACGTCGATCTGGCCCAGCACCCACTCCGGGGCGGCGTCCTGCCGGTGGAAGAGGATGAGGTCGAGGATGTGGGTGCCCCAGTCGAAGAGGTTGGGGCAGTACCCCTCGACGGTCACCACGTCGCCGATCTCGCCCTGCGCGATCCACTCCCGGGCCTGCCGATGCACCGCCTCGAAGCGCCGCTGGAGGTTGAAGGTGAGCTGCACCCCGGCGTCGGCGGCGGCGGTCACCATGGCGACGGCGTCGCCGTAGCTGAGCGCCATGGGCTTCTCGCAGTGGATCGCCCGGGCGCCCGCCGCGATCGCCGCCCGCACCACTTCGAGGTGGAGCGCCGGCGGCGTGCAGACGCTGACCAGGTCCGGCCGGGTGGCCGCGAGCAGTTCGTGGAAGTCGCGGTGGACGGCGGGCACTTCGAGTTCGGCGGCCAGCGCCTCGGCGGACGCGGTGTCCACGTCGGCGAGACCGGTCAGCGCCACCCCGGGGGTGGCGAGATAGCCGAGGGCGTGCACCCTGCCCTGCGAGCCGGCCCCGACGACAACCGCCGACAGGTCCGCACTGGAGACTCGCATGGAGTCGTCCATGCATACCTCACCTTCTCCGGACGCCAATGATGGTGTGCCAAACGCATACCACTTGCCGACATCTTATTCCGAAGAGCGGCCCTGTCTAGGGGTCGAACAGCGGGTAACGCGGCGGGAACTCGACCCATAATCATGATGTTTGGTCGAAAAACCGGACAAGTGGGATGGCTGATTCGGCCATGATCGCCTTGCATGGGGGCTTACCACTTAGAACCAGATGGCTACACTGACCCGCACCACTCAGACAGGAGACTCGTATGAAGTTCAGTCAACTGATCGGCCCCCGCACCTCCGAGGTCGTCACCGCCGACGACCCGGCCCCCGGCGACGGTCAGGTGCTGGTGGACGTACTGGCCTGCGGAGTGTGCACCTCGGACATCGGGCCGTGGCTCACCCACGACCCGGCCGGCCCGCCGGTGCGGCTCGGCCACGAGATGGTCGGCAGGGTCGTCGCCACGGGACGCGACGCCGCCCGCTGGCAGCCCGGCGACCTGGTGACCGGGCTGGGCGGCGACGGATTCGCGACCCGCGCGGTGCTGGACGCGAACGCGGTCCTGCCGGTACCGGCAGGCATCGAACCGGCGCACGCCATCGGCGAACCCGTCGCGACCCTCGAAGAGGCTCTGTCCCGCACCCCGATCGCCCCCGGCGCCCACGTCGCCGTGGTCGGCCTCGGCTTCATGGGGCTCGGCCTCGTCCAGCTCGCCAAACGGCACGCCCCCGGCCTGCTCGTCGGCGTGGACCCCGACCCGGCCCGCCGCCGGCGCGCGCTCGCCCTCGGCGCCGACCTGGTCTTCGCCCCCGACGAACTGCCGGCGGAATACCGCACCGGGACCAGCCGTGCCACCGACGCGCGGCTGGACATCGTCCTGGAGGCGACCGGGGCCACCGGCGGGCTGAAGACCGCGGGCAGCCTGGTCCGCCCGTTCGGCACCCTGTGCGTCGTCGGCTACCACCACACCGGCGACGCGAAGATGGACATGGACCTCTGGTACAAGGCCGTCACCGTCGTCAACGGCTTCTGCCCCGACCGCACCCGCCTGCTCGCCGCGATGCGCCAGGCCCTCGACCTGGTCGCCGAGCGCCGCTTCAGCTACGAACCGCTGATCACCCACCGGTTCGGGCTCGACGACGTGGACGAGGCGTTCCGCATGATGGAGGAGGCCGGGCCCGACTTCGTCAAGGGCGTCGTGCTGTTCTGACCCGGGCGGCCGTGGCCGGGTCCTTCGCCGGCGACCGCGCGGACGACGTACGTGTGACCACCGCGCGGACGACGTACGCGGCTACGTCCTCGTGAACGAGGCGCGCGCGGCGGGCGCCGTTACGACCGGGCGAACGACGTGCGCAGCCGGTAGCGGTCGCCCGCGTACTGGATCGTGGAGACGAACAGCGGCTCCTGCTGCGCGCTCAGCGCCAGTTGCCGCATCACGAGCACCGGGTCGCCGGGCGCCAGATCGAGGTGCTCGGCCGCCCGCTCGTCGGCCTTCGTCGCCTCGATGGTGCTGTCCGCGCGCACCGGCTCCACCCCGGCCGCCGACAGCGTCGAGTACAGCGAACGGTCCTGGAAGTCGACCTCCTCGATGTCCGGCACCAGCGCCCGCCGCAGCCGGGTC comes from Streptomyces sp. NBC_00448 and encodes:
- a CDS encoding Gfo/Idh/MocA family protein encodes the protein MDDSMRVSSADLSAVVVGAGSQGRVHALGYLATPGVALTGLADVDTASAEALAAELEVPAVHRDFHELLAATRPDLVSVCTPPALHLEVVRAAIAAGARAIHCEKPMALSYGDAVAMVTAAADAGVQLTFNLQRRFEAVHRQAREWIAQGEIGDVVTVEGYCPNLFDWGTHILDLILFHRQDAAPEWVLGQIDVSVNRYVYGVFTETASLTQVGWADGVRAVVSTGREPHTSALNLENGLGLIVQGTRGRADIRGARTLLRRFGKDDLLRESPFDTDSRTWDRGVDPAIVAGTADAIRDLVASLRTGSRPALHAEHALRGAELIFATYESSRSRRRVALPLDRMDNALTSGRAEGFWSPTGELRSTY
- a CDS encoding zinc-dependent alcohol dehydrogenase, which gives rise to MKFSQLIGPRTSEVVTADDPAPGDGQVLVDVLACGVCTSDIGPWLTHDPAGPPVRLGHEMVGRVVATGRDAARWQPGDLVTGLGGDGFATRAVLDANAVLPVPAGIEPAHAIGEPVATLEEALSRTPIAPGAHVAVVGLGFMGLGLVQLAKRHAPGLLVGVDPDPARRRRALALGADLVFAPDELPAEYRTGTSRATDARLDIVLEATGATGGLKTAGSLVRPFGTLCVVGYHHTGDAKMDMDLWYKAVTVVNGFCPDRTRLLAAMRQALDLVAERRFSYEPLITHRFGLDDVDEAFRMMEEAGPDFVKGVVLF